A single genomic interval of Synergistaceae bacterium harbors:
- a CDS encoding ABC transporter permease, producing the protein MPSVKNIYRLGIKELWSLARDPMMLFLIIYMFTGQIYIAATAMPETLHNVPIAIVDEDDSALSNRIISIFYHPQFKSPVLIPFSEVDPGLDDGKYTFALDIPPDFQSDLIAGKSPAIQLNVDATRMTQAFTGSGYIQQMVADEISEFVRGYRINAEPKVSLALRMRFNPNLEQRWFGALAEIINGLTMLSIILAGAALIREREHGTIEHLLVMPVTPTEIMLSKIWSMGLVVIISAGLSLKIVVQGFLNVPVHGSVLLFLCAAALCIVATTSMGIFMATIARSMPQFGMLALLILLPMQMLSGGLTPRESMPVFVQKVMLAAPSTHFVTVGQGILFRGAGIEDVWPNFLAMAVIAAVIFGIALNRFRKTISLMA; encoded by the coding sequence ATGCCAAGTGTAAAAAATATTTATCGTCTGGGAATTAAAGAACTCTGGAGCCTCGCACGGGATCCGATGATGCTGTTTCTGATCATCTACATGTTCACCGGTCAGATATATATTGCAGCGACTGCGATGCCTGAAACACTGCACAATGTTCCTATAGCCATAGTAGACGAGGATGATTCCGCCCTCTCAAACCGCATCATCTCCATCTTCTATCATCCGCAATTTAAATCTCCTGTGTTGATCCCCTTTTCAGAGGTAGATCCAGGCTTGGACGACGGTAAATACACATTCGCACTGGATATCCCGCCTGATTTCCAGAGCGACTTGATTGCAGGGAAATCGCCGGCGATCCAGCTTAACGTGGATGCCACCCGCATGACTCAGGCATTTACAGGAAGCGGTTATATCCAGCAGATGGTCGCAGACGAAATCAGTGAGTTCGTTCGGGGCTACAGGATAAATGCAGAACCAAAGGTGAGCCTTGCGCTTCGCATGCGTTTCAATCCCAATCTTGAGCAGCGCTGGTTCGGAGCATTAGCAGAAATTATAAACGGACTTACCATGCTCTCAATCATACTTGCAGGAGCAGCCCTGATACGCGAACGTGAGCACGGCACAATTGAACATCTGCTGGTAATGCCGGTCACACCGACAGAAATAATGCTTTCCAAGATCTGGTCCATGGGGCTGGTCGTTATAATCAGCGCAGGATTATCGCTGAAGATCGTTGTACAGGGATTCTTAAATGTTCCGGTCCATGGTTCTGTATTACTTTTTCTTTGTGCAGCAGCTCTGTGCATTGTCGCAACAACTTCAATGGGAATTTTTATGGCCACTATAGCACGTTCAATGCCTCAGTTCGGAATGCTTGCATTGCTGATCCTGCTCCCGATGCAGATGCTTTCGGGAGGCCTGACCCCACGCGAAAGCATGCCGGTGTTTGTACAGAAAGTGATGTTGGCCGCGCCAAGCACTCACTTCGTTACTGTCGGGCAGGGTATTCTTTTCCGTGGTGCCGGTATTGAGGACGTGTGGCCAAATTTTCTTGCGATGGCGGTGATAGCGGCCGTAATTTTCGGAATTGCGCTGAATAGATTCCGTAAAACCATCAGCCTGATGGCTTAG
- the iorA gene encoding indolepyruvate ferredoxin oxidoreductase subunit alpha translates to MANRVCMGNEAIALGAIKAGVRVVSGYPGTPSTEIIETLINEKDPNINVQWSTNEKVALEVAAGAAYAGARSMVTMKQVGLNVATDPLMSLAYIGINGGMVVAVADDPGPWSSQTEQDTRHFAKHANLPVFDPSSPEEAYEMVQAAFDLSEEFQIPVILRPTTRVCHASATVMLGEVPALKPVSGFEKRPEWTIFPALSYKKHGELEAKQRMMSDKFSDLKFNRLFSGGTKGVAVSGVSYLYAKEVIGEFGLDVTLLKVGTPYPMPEKITEEFLSVVESVLVLEELDPVVEEQLLIQSAGRVPILGKRTGLLPWNGEYCFESVKSALFSYLGIKAEEEAASVLPEFPKRPPVLCAGCPHRASFYEVKVATKDVKKAIYCGDIGCYTLGNAAPLNMVDTCLCMGAGITVAQGLALAEPGSKCIAFAGDSTFFHTGIPGIINAVYQNTDITLVVLDNHTTAMTGHQPHPGTGRTAMGKPAKALSIETILRACGVEHIATVDPFDYETAVAAFREAVDFCGPSAVITKAPCIFQMKRPETVHRVNSSCIGCLKCIKQLGCPAMTPDENGKVVINGSLCTDCSLCSNVCPVGAIKRGDRNV, encoded by the coding sequence ATGGCGAACAGAGTCTGCATGGGCAACGAAGCAATAGCCCTCGGCGCGATAAAAGCCGGAGTAAGGGTTGTTTCAGGCTATCCGGGCACACCTTCGACGGAGATAATAGAAACTCTCATCAACGAAAAGGACCCAAACATCAATGTGCAGTGGTCAACGAACGAAAAGGTCGCCCTTGAAGTTGCCGCGGGCGCAGCATACGCCGGCGCACGCTCAATGGTGACGATGAAACAGGTCGGCCTTAATGTGGCAACGGACCCTCTCATGAGCCTCGCCTACATAGGAATAAACGGAGGCATGGTGGTCGCGGTGGCCGACGATCCGGGACCGTGGTCCTCACAGACCGAGCAGGATACAAGGCATTTCGCTAAGCATGCAAACCTCCCTGTCTTTGACCCATCCTCACCTGAGGAAGCTTATGAGATGGTACAGGCGGCGTTTGACCTTTCGGAAGAATTTCAAATCCCTGTTATCCTGCGCCCTACCACAAGGGTATGTCATGCAAGCGCGACCGTTATGCTGGGAGAAGTTCCGGCATTAAAACCCGTATCGGGCTTTGAAAAGAGACCTGAATGGACGATATTTCCTGCTTTATCATATAAAAAACACGGAGAGCTCGAGGCCAAACAGAGGATGATGTCGGATAAATTCAGCGATCTTAAATTCAACAGATTATTTTCGGGCGGCACAAAAGGAGTCGCAGTCTCAGGCGTATCGTACCTATACGCAAAGGAGGTCATAGGCGAATTCGGCCTTGACGTGACTCTCCTTAAGGTGGGGACTCCCTATCCGATGCCGGAGAAAATCACAGAAGAATTTCTCTCTGTTGTAGAATCTGTCCTTGTGCTTGAAGAGCTGGATCCGGTAGTTGAGGAACAGCTGCTTATACAATCCGCGGGGCGTGTACCCATACTAGGCAAACGTACGGGGCTCCTTCCGTGGAACGGGGAATATTGTTTTGAGTCAGTCAAGTCAGCTCTTTTCTCATACCTCGGAATAAAAGCTGAGGAAGAAGCGGCTTCGGTGCTCCCCGAGTTCCCGAAACGGCCGCCTGTGCTCTGCGCAGGCTGTCCGCACCGCGCGTCTTTTTACGAGGTCAAGGTTGCGACAAAAGACGTCAAAAAAGCCATCTACTGCGGAGATATCGGCTGCTACACACTTGGCAACGCAGCTCCCCTCAATATGGTCGACACATGCCTGTGCATGGGAGCAGGCATCACGGTAGCACAGGGGCTCGCACTGGCTGAGCCTGGATCAAAGTGCATAGCCTTTGCCGGCGATTCCACATTCTTCCACACAGGGATCCCGGGGATAATAAACGCCGTCTACCAGAATACTGACATCACCCTTGTTGTGCTTGACAACCACACGACAGCGATGACAGGACATCAGCCCCACCCGGGAACAGGCAGGACTGCGATGGGCAAACCCGCAAAAGCGCTCAGCATAGAGACAATACTCCGGGCATGCGGAGTAGAACATATAGCGACTGTCGACCCGTTCGACTACGAAACCGCGGTTGCTGCTTTCAGGGAGGCCGTCGATTTCTGCGGCCCTTCCGCGGTAATCACAAAAGCGCCATGTATATTCCAGATGAAAAGACCTGAAACAGTCCACAGGGTCAACAGTTCCTGCATAGGCTGCCTTAAATGCATAAAACAGCTCGGCTGTCCCGCAATGACACCTGATGAAAATGGCAAGGTCGTTATCAATGGATCGCTCTGCACAGACTGCTCTCTATGTTCGAATGTCTGCCCTGTGGGAGCCATAAAGAGAGGCGACCGCAATGTTTAA
- the rbbA gene encoding ribosome-associated ATPase/putative transporter RbbA, whose protein sequence is MSPDQKISAPVASMTEVSLHYGKTLALDNVSLKIPAGCMVGLIGPDGVGKSTMLSLFSGARAIQQGQIMVLGGDMASKHHRDDVCNRISYMPQGLGRNLAPTLSVEENLQFFGRLFGQDADERRSRIDELCRSTNLTNFMDRPAGKLSGGMKQKLGLCCALIHDPDFLILDEPTTGVDPLARSQFWDLINRIRSERSGMSVIVATAYMDEAQRFDWLIAMDSGKVLATGTPDELLERTKSSSLDTAFIALLPEEKRKDHREVVIPPLVMDENTENAIDAIGLTMRFGKFVAVDHVSLKIARGEVFGFLGSNGCGKTTTMKMLTGLLQPSEGQASLFGRKVSAKNIDTRRRVGYMSQLFSLYTELSVYQNLVLHARLFKVPEEEIPGRIDEMVKRFGLGEVLSAMPNNLPLGVRQRLSLAVAMVHKPELLILDEPTSGVDPIARDTMWQLMIDLSRNDHVTIFVSTHFMNEAERCDRISLMHAGKVLVTDVPADLVSKSGAATLEEAFIHYLKEAISDDEAVPSASPVKRERAEVPNQKDSPPGYKRWFNWKRAWSYCLHESLEITRDPARGIMALFGTLILMFVVGYGISLDVEDLSYAVLDRDQTVLSQNYALNLSGSRYFTENPPITNYAELERRMVSGELTMAIEIPPNFSRDVKHGKNVQIGAWADGAMPMRAETVRGYVQGMHRNWLEDMARRQPGQTAAASTAAIETRFRYNPDVKSLPAMVPAVFPLLLLMIPAMLTALSVVREKEMGSIVNLYVTPVSRAEFLIGKQLPYIAIAMLNFAMMTLLAVTVFDVPIKGSLLTMTIGTLLFVIFSTGIGLFSSTLTESQIAAMFMSIIITMIPTIQYAGIINPISSLEGIGLYIGQIYPATYYLNICRGVFNKALGFSSLCPYLWPILLAVPVIMTISILLLKKQES, encoded by the coding sequence ATGAGCCCCGACCAGAAGATCTCAGCCCCTGTTGCCAGCATGACTGAAGTTTCATTGCATTATGGCAAAACACTTGCACTGGACAATGTTTCACTAAAAATTCCTGCAGGCTGCATGGTTGGACTGATCGGACCGGACGGGGTCGGCAAATCCACTATGCTGTCTCTTTTTTCAGGCGCAAGGGCGATCCAACAGGGACAGATAATGGTGCTGGGCGGTGATATGGCCAGCAAACACCATCGCGATGATGTCTGCAACCGTATCTCGTACATGCCCCAGGGTCTCGGAAGAAATCTTGCTCCAACACTATCTGTAGAGGAGAACCTCCAGTTTTTCGGCAGGCTGTTCGGCCAAGACGCGGATGAACGTCGGAGCCGCATAGACGAGCTATGCCGAAGCACGAACCTGACAAACTTTATGGATCGCCCCGCAGGCAAATTGTCCGGCGGAATGAAGCAGAAACTTGGACTGTGCTGCGCGCTGATACATGATCCCGACTTTCTTATTCTGGATGAGCCGACTACTGGCGTGGACCCCCTTGCACGTTCGCAGTTCTGGGACCTCATAAACCGCATACGGAGCGAACGTTCCGGAATGAGCGTGATTGTTGCAACTGCATATATGGACGAGGCTCAGCGCTTCGACTGGCTCATCGCTATGGATTCCGGGAAGGTCCTGGCTACCGGAACACCTGATGAACTGCTTGAGCGTACAAAATCCAGTTCTCTGGACACAGCTTTCATTGCCCTGCTGCCCGAAGAAAAACGCAAGGATCACCGCGAGGTTGTCATTCCGCCTCTTGTTATGGACGAAAATACCGAAAATGCCATTGATGCAATAGGCCTCACCATGCGCTTCGGTAAATTCGTTGCCGTTGACCACGTAAGTCTGAAGATTGCCCGCGGAGAAGTGTTCGGCTTCCTGGGCTCAAATGGATGCGGCAAAACCACCACCATGAAAATGCTGACCGGGTTGCTGCAGCCTTCAGAAGGCCAGGCCTCTCTTTTCGGGCGCAAGGTCAGTGCGAAAAACATTGACACTCGCCGCCGTGTGGGCTACATGTCCCAGCTTTTTTCCCTCTATACGGAACTATCCGTTTATCAGAACCTCGTGCTGCACGCACGGCTCTTCAAAGTACCCGAAGAGGAAATTCCCGGGCGGATCGACGAAATGGTTAAACGTTTTGGACTTGGAGAAGTCCTATCCGCGATGCCGAATAATCTGCCTCTTGGGGTTCGCCAGCGCCTTTCACTCGCTGTGGCAATGGTGCATAAACCCGAACTTCTCATTCTTGACGAACCGACCTCAGGAGTGGATCCAATTGCACGTGATACTATGTGGCAATTGATGATAGACCTTTCACGCAACGACCATGTCACGATATTTGTCTCCACTCATTTTATGAATGAAGCGGAACGCTGTGACCGCATCTCCCTTATGCACGCGGGAAAAGTCCTTGTTACCGACGTGCCTGCTGATCTGGTCAGTAAAAGCGGCGCCGCAACTCTGGAAGAAGCTTTCATTCATTACCTTAAAGAGGCGATCTCAGATGATGAGGCCGTTCCTTCTGCTTCTCCTGTTAAGAGAGAGCGCGCAGAAGTTCCTAACCAGAAAGACAGCCCCCCAGGCTATAAACGTTGGTTTAACTGGAAGCGGGCGTGGAGCTACTGTCTGCACGAATCACTGGAAATAACGCGTGACCCTGCTCGCGGGATAATGGCGCTGTTTGGCACGCTGATCCTCATGTTTGTCGTTGGTTATGGTATAAGCCTGGATGTCGAGGACTTGTCCTACGCAGTGCTTGATCGTGACCAGACAGTACTGAGCCAGAATTATGCGCTGAACCTTTCCGGCTCACGATACTTCACAGAAAATCCGCCGATCACAAATTATGCGGAACTGGAACGGCGCATGGTCTCCGGTGAACTCACTATGGCCATAGAAATACCGCCAAATTTTTCCCGCGATGTGAAACACGGGAAAAATGTACAGATAGGAGCCTGGGCGGATGGAGCTATGCCTATGCGCGCAGAGACAGTGCGTGGTTACGTACAGGGCATGCACCGGAATTGGCTTGAAGATATGGCAAGGAGACAGCCCGGACAGACAGCCGCGGCCAGTACGGCCGCAATTGAAACCCGGTTCCGATACAATCCGGATGTAAAGAGCCTTCCCGCAATGGTGCCGGCAGTCTTTCCATTACTGCTTCTTATGATCCCGGCAATGCTCACTGCGCTGTCGGTCGTACGAGAGAAAGAGATGGGCTCTATTGTCAACCTCTATGTCACACCGGTCAGCCGCGCCGAATTCCTTATAGGCAAACAGCTGCCGTATATAGCCATAGCAATGCTGAATTTCGCAATGATGACTCTCCTGGCAGTCACGGTATTTGACGTGCCGATAAAAGGCAGCCTGCTGACGATGACTATAGGAACGCTGCTCTTTGTCATATTTTCCACAGGCATTGGCTTGTTTTCTTCAACGTTAACAGAAAGCCAGATAGCAGCTATGTTCATGTCAATAATAATTACCATGATCCCGACAATCCAGTATGCCGGGATCATAAACCCTATTTCCTCCCTTGAGGGAATAGGACTTTATATCGGGCAAATTTATCCGGCGACCTATTACCTTAACATCTGCCGGGGAGTGTTCAATAAAGCTCTGGGCTTTTCCAGCCTTTGCCCGTATTTGTGGCCCATTTTGCTCGCAGTGCCGGTTATAATGACCATTTCGATATTGCTTCTTAAAAAACAGGAGTCCTGA
- the ilvE gene encoding branched-chain-amino-acid transaminase: protein MQIYLDGKFYNEDEAKISVFDSGLLYGDGIFEGIRAYNGRVFRLEEHINRFYDSAKAIALKLKETKQEMCKIVADTCGRNNMKDAYIRLIATRGCGDMGLNPVTKKNPTIICIACQIALYPEEEVRKGITVIVPPTRRNYGEVLAPQIKSLNYLPSIMARLEAHNAGAVEAICMSREGYVAECTGDNVFVVKDGIVKTPHPGIGILLGITRRAVIEIAEKMGLPVQETFMNRFDLYSADEIFISGTAAEVVPVAKIDGREVGEGGIGPITAEIRDRYIKLVREEGYPINY from the coding sequence ATGCAGATATATCTTGACGGTAAATTCTATAATGAGGACGAGGCAAAGATATCGGTATTTGACTCAGGGCTCCTTTACGGTGATGGTATCTTTGAGGGGATCCGTGCCTACAACGGGCGCGTTTTCCGCCTTGAGGAACATATAAACCGTTTTTACGACTCTGCCAAAGCGATCGCGCTCAAGCTCAAGGAGACTAAGCAGGAGATGTGCAAAATTGTCGCCGACACATGCGGCAGGAACAATATGAAGGATGCATACATCCGACTCATCGCGACACGGGGCTGTGGAGATATGGGACTTAACCCGGTTACTAAGAAGAATCCCACGATAATATGCATTGCCTGCCAGATCGCACTATATCCCGAGGAAGAGGTCCGCAAGGGGATAACGGTCATAGTTCCGCCTACCAGGCGCAACTATGGAGAAGTGCTTGCCCCGCAGATCAAGAGCCTTAATTATCTTCCGAGCATAATGGCTCGTCTTGAGGCCCATAACGCGGGGGCGGTCGAGGCCATCTGCATGTCGCGCGAGGGCTACGTGGCCGAGTGCACCGGAGACAATGTATTCGTTGTCAAGGACGGGATAGTCAAGACCCCGCATCCCGGTATCGGGATCCTTCTGGGGATCACGCGCAGGGCGGTTATAGAAATAGCCGAGAAGATGGGTCTGCCTGTCCAGGAGACGTTTATGAACCGTTTTGACCTTTACTCGGCTGATGAGATTTTTATCTCGGGAACTGCGGCTGAAGTCGTGCCGGTTGCAAAAATCGACGGGCGTGAAGTAGGAGAGGGCGGAATAGGTCCTATAACTGCGGAAATCAGGGACCGATATATCAAACTTGTCCGCGAGGAAGGTTATCCCATCAACTACTGA
- a CDS encoding indolepyruvate oxidoreductase subunit beta — protein MFKSIIIAGVGGQGTLLASKILSEAAGKKGLFVRTSETIGMAQRGGAVSSHLRIGAEDVSPVIPLRHADILLGFEPAEAARQIPRLAANAAGVINMDCIIPTNVALKQGKYLCDEYLAILKENIPNGVFLNGAQLALEAGDSRALNLVILGAGIGSKILPFSEAEIREVMKECIRPKLLGINERAFELGIKEAKRWCNC, from the coding sequence ATGTTTAAGAGCATAATAATAGCCGGAGTCGGCGGTCAGGGGACACTGCTAGCTTCAAAGATACTCTCCGAAGCTGCGGGGAAAAAGGGGCTCTTTGTGCGCACATCCGAAACCATCGGCATGGCCCAGCGCGGAGGCGCCGTATCCAGCCACCTGCGCATCGGCGCAGAGGACGTCTCTCCTGTCATTCCGCTCCGCCACGCAGACATCCTGCTCGGCTTCGAGCCTGCCGAGGCAGCGCGTCAGATTCCCAGACTCGCTGCAAATGCAGCCGGTGTGATCAACATGGACTGCATTATTCCGACCAACGTCGCGCTGAAGCAGGGTAAATACCTCTGCGACGAATATCTCGCGATACTTAAGGAAAACATCCCCAACGGAGTTTTTCTCAACGGAGCTCAGCTTGCACTGGAAGCGGGAGACTCAAGGGCTCTGAATCTTGTGATCCTGGGAGCCGGCATAGGCTCCAAAATCCTTCCGTTCAGCGAGGCGGAGATACGGGAGGTTATGAAGGAGTGCATCCGCCCTAAGCTGCTAGGGATAAACGAGCGCGCATTCGAACTTGGGATAAAAGAAGCAAAACGATGGTGCAACTGCTGA
- the ilvD gene encoding dihydroxy-acid dehydratase: protein MNSDKTKKGYQRSPHRALMKASGYTDWEIERPWVGVANSYNAIIPGHVHLRTITEAVKAGIYAAGGLPIEFPVIGVCDGIAMNHEGMKFSLPSRELIMDSIEVMVRAHAFDGLVMVPNCDKIIPGMAMAAARLNLPAVVISGGPMMAGKLNGKTLDLNSVFEGVGMKAAGMITDEGLHEIEDNACPGCGSCSGMFTANTMNCMMEALGLGLPGNGTIPAVHAGRIRLAKDAGRAIMALIEKNIRPRDILTKEAVDNAEAVDLALGGSTNTSLHLPAIAWAAGLKLSLDTFNEIGSRVPHLCSMSPGGQHHIEDLWAAGGIQGLMARLLEKRLISGEAITVTTRTVRENLKNAEVVNDEVIRPVDRPYHKEGGLAFIKGTLAPLGAIVKQSAVAPEMLVHKGPARVFECEEDASKAILNNEIREGDVVVIRCEGPKGGPGMREMLTPTSAIMGQGKGNSVALITDGRFSGATRGASIGHVSPEAADGGPIGLVEEGDMISIDIPGKRLDLMVGEEVLEERRKHFVPRLQPTDSPFLERYRAFVTSGVEGAVLKNSLSEGKA from the coding sequence ATGAACAGCGACAAAACCAAGAAAGGCTACCAAAGAAGCCCTCATCGTGCACTGATGAAAGCATCAGGATATACGGACTGGGAGATAGAACGTCCGTGGGTCGGGGTGGCGAATTCGTATAACGCGATAATTCCGGGGCACGTCCATCTCAGGACGATCACCGAAGCTGTAAAAGCCGGCATATATGCGGCAGGAGGCCTCCCTATAGAGTTTCCTGTGATCGGGGTTTGCGACGGCATAGCGATGAACCACGAAGGGATGAAGTTCTCCCTTCCAAGCAGGGAACTGATAATGGACTCCATTGAAGTAATGGTGCGTGCGCATGCCTTTGACGGTCTTGTGATGGTGCCTAACTGTGACAAGATAATCCCAGGCATGGCTATGGCCGCCGCAAGGCTTAACCTTCCTGCCGTAGTGATATCCGGCGGTCCGATGATGGCAGGTAAGCTCAACGGCAAAACACTTGACTTGAACAGTGTCTTTGAGGGCGTCGGCATGAAAGCCGCAGGCATGATCACTGATGAGGGACTGCACGAGATAGAGGACAACGCATGTCCAGGCTGTGGTTCCTGCTCCGGCATGTTTACGGCAAATACTATGAACTGCATGATGGAGGCGCTCGGTCTCGGTCTTCCGGGCAACGGGACTATACCGGCGGTCCACGCAGGGCGGATCCGTCTCGCTAAGGATGCCGGCCGCGCAATAATGGCCCTGATCGAAAAGAACATCAGGCCGCGCGACATCCTCACTAAAGAGGCTGTCGACAACGCGGAAGCAGTTGATCTGGCGCTTGGCGGCTCGACAAACACATCTCTCCACCTTCCGGCGATAGCATGGGCGGCCGGCCTCAAGCTATCGTTGGATACTTTCAACGAAATTGGTTCAAGGGTTCCGCACCTGTGTTCTATGAGTCCCGGCGGTCAGCACCATATAGAGGACCTATGGGCGGCAGGCGGGATCCAGGGACTGATGGCAAGGCTCCTTGAAAAGCGGCTTATCAGCGGAGAGGCCATAACCGTAACTACCCGGACTGTGCGGGAAAACCTTAAAAACGCCGAAGTCGTAAATGACGAGGTGATCCGTCCCGTTGACAGACCCTATCACAAAGAGGGAGGTCTCGCTTTTATAAAAGGGACGCTTGCGCCTCTTGGGGCAATAGTAAAACAGTCTGCGGTGGCCCCTGAAATGCTTGTCCACAAAGGCCCCGCGCGCGTATTTGAATGTGAGGAGGACGCCAGCAAAGCCATCCTGAACAATGAAATAAGGGAGGGGGATGTCGTCGTTATTCGCTGCGAAGGTCCGAAAGGAGGCCCCGGCATGAGAGAGATGCTTACTCCGACTTCGGCCATAATGGGGCAAGGCAAGGGCAACTCAGTCGCTCTCATCACCGATGGGCGTTTCTCCGGTGCGACGCGGGGCGCTTCAATCGGCCATGTCTCGCCTGAGGCTGCAGATGGAGGGCCAATAGGACTTGTTGAGGAGGGCGATATGATCTCCATCGATATCCCGGGAAAAAGGCTTGATCTGATGGTAGGCGAAGAAGTCCTCGAGGAGCGCAGAAAGCATTTCGTCCCGCGGCTGCAGCCCACGGACAGCCCGTTCCTGGAACGCTACAGGGCATTTGTGACCTCCGGAGTTGAGGGCGCGGTACTCAAAAACAGTTTGAGCGAGGGCAAGGCCTAA
- a CDS encoding phenylacetate--CoA ligase: MNELTIINQCFAQVRRAAKASPMYRMKYDGLPVDTMMTKEQFETLPFTTKQDLRDAYPMGMLCVPNDQIIRVHSSSGTTGVPVILPYSRQDIEDWAVMMERCYQFAGVTREDRVQITPGFGLWTAGLGFQAGAERLGAMVVPTGSGNTDRQLQLMRDLKTSVLVGTSSYGLLIAEEVDRRGMRSDIHLIKGIFGSERWGEKIRERIYQTLGIEFFDIYGLTEIYGPGIAIDCAEHCGMHYFSDYIYCEIIDPATGKVLPEGEQGEIVITAFRKEAAPLIRYRTRDISRMIPGECPCGSPFPRLDRIVGRSDDMIKVKGTNIYPAQVEDILRSIEGFSSEYRIILENEDLRDRMIIQAEANDGTNRDELAKELERACKSGLGIRVIPEVKALGELPRSEKKTKRVIDNRD, from the coding sequence ATGAATGAATTAACGATCATAAATCAGTGTTTCGCCCAGGTGAGAAGAGCGGCAAAGGCAAGCCCGATGTACCGGATGAAATACGACGGGCTTCCTGTCGACACGATGATGACAAAGGAACAATTTGAAACCCTGCCGTTCACGACAAAGCAGGACCTGCGTGATGCATACCCGATGGGGATGCTCTGCGTGCCCAATGACCAGATAATCCGCGTCCACTCCTCGTCGGGCACGACAGGAGTTCCGGTTATCCTGCCGTACAGCAGACAGGATATTGAAGACTGGGCCGTAATGATGGAGCGCTGCTACCAGTTTGCCGGAGTCACACGTGAAGATCGGGTGCAGATAACGCCGGGCTTCGGACTTTGGACCGCAGGGCTTGGTTTTCAGGCCGGGGCGGAACGTCTCGGCGCAATGGTGGTGCCGACTGGAAGCGGCAACACGGACAGACAGCTCCAGCTCATGCGCGACCTCAAAACAAGCGTACTCGTGGGAACATCATCGTATGGCCTGCTGATTGCCGAAGAGGTCGACCGGCGCGGTATGCGCAGCGATATACATCTCATAAAAGGCATCTTCGGCTCCGAACGCTGGGGCGAAAAGATCCGAGAGCGTATATATCAGACATTGGGCATCGAATTTTTCGACATATACGGGCTGACCGAGATATATGGCCCAGGCATAGCCATAGACTGTGCGGAACATTGCGGTATGCACTACTTCAGCGATTACATATACTGCGAGATAATAGACCCTGCCACAGGCAAAGTCCTGCCTGAAGGGGAACAGGGAGAGATAGTCATAACGGCTTTCCGCAAGGAAGCGGCACCTCTGATACGCTACCGCACTCGTGATATCTCGCGGATGATCCCGGGAGAATGCCCGTGCGGCTCGCCGTTCCCGCGGCTAGACCGGATCGTCGGCAGAAGCGACGACATGATCAAGGTGAAGGGCACAAACATATATCCGGCACAGGTAGAGGACATCCTGCGCAGCATCGAAGGTTTTTCGAGTGAATACCGCATCATTCTTGAGAACGAAGACCTCCGCGACCGCATGATAATCCAGGCTGAGGCAAACGACGGGACAAACCGCGATGAGCTGGCAAAAGAGCTCGAGCGTGCCTGCAAATCAGGGCTTGGCATCAGGGTCATACCTGAAGTCAAGGCTCTCGGCGAACTGCCGAGAAGCGAAAAGAAGACAAAGCGCGTAATAGACAACAGGGATTGA